In a single window of the Helicoverpa zea isolate HzStark_Cry1AcR chromosome 9, ilHelZeax1.1, whole genome shotgun sequence genome:
- the LOC124633235 gene encoding NADH-ubiquinone oxidoreductase subunit 8-like, with protein sequence MSLAKLFSVSSRVRATGASSLVIRHAPYSTPSDGGKTEMVYPPNLPGYKYVNAEDPNMSMKEMSNRAAQTLFWTELARGFAVTLAHIFKEPATINYPFEKGPLSPRFRGEHALRRYPSGEERCIACKLCEAICPAQAITIEAEERKDGSRRTTRYDIDMTKCIYCGFCQEACPVDAIVEGPNFEFSTETHEELLYNKEKLLSNGDKWESEIATNIRADHLYR encoded by the exons ATGTCGTTAGCTAAATTATTTTCGGTGTCCTCTCGAG TTCGAGCGACTGGGGCCAGTAGCTTGGTTATAAGGCATGCCCCGTACAGTACGCCCTCGGACGGGGGTAAGACGGAGATGGTGTACCCGCCCAACCTGCCGGGGTACAAGTATGTGAACGCAGAGGATCCCAACATGAGCATGAAGGAAATGTCCAACAGAGCTGCTCAGACATTATTCTGGACTGAACTGGCGAGAGGATTTGCTGTCACCCTGGCTCATATTTTCAAG GAACCAGCAACAATCAACTATCCATTTGAGAAGGGGCCTCTATCCCCCCGCTTCAGAGGAGAGCACGCCCTCCGCCGTTACCCCTCCGGCGAGGAGAGGTGCATTGCTTGCAAGCTCTGTGAGGCTATCTGTCCGGCTCAg GCCATTACCATTGAGGCTGAAGAGCGTAAGGACGGCTCCCGACGAACCACCCGCTACGATATTGACATGACCAAGTGCATCTACTGCGGTTTTTGTCag GAGGCGTGCCCCGTCGACGCAATCGTAGAAGGTCCCAACTTTGAGTTCTCAACGGAGACCCACGAGGAATTGCTTTACAACAAGGAGAAACTCTTGTCCAATGGTGACAAGTGGGAGAGTGAGATTGCTACCAACATCAGAGCTGACCACCTCTACCGTTAA
- the LOC124633227 gene encoding pyridoxal-dependent decarboxylase domain-containing protein 1 yields MGDASVSDAESNKPSPGGEGPPEQDRRPFGDLEFQVSEVVGRLEAGVNAQDVQEEEKRPEPRKISAGFFEPEETSMDAILKVLEDLVLKTDPSCESVEPPLLPTDAVTRAAILSHSISALFGRLERSHAARLGAHIASETTRWMAHMFRLADYNAYYHQEQLEGLVRVTRMLLHHRYPRYLEDGAIAFTNRLPCIYSCVASPLGVVQHLCRQLGLPLACVRPVPVHPSGRGMDIEALEKLYDEDIAANRTPLLVLGEVGAPPLGWGTPLALLGQMCSQRNLHLHVRGHALALPGATGRDESFSIPDSVTLTPGPWFGVPGLPTVTFYRIPEPITVNDQSKAVSAVGSREGALAALAGLTGGGARLPALPLWTCVRAAGARALQARLTAAFRSARALHAVVASAGLRLLSERPGGDEPPNVGIVEAVSHASACVAFQFAPPGTEKPPPYYDKLNSWLGQVLQREAEMISIEVCETEAQGVVLRYCPLEGAGGAGGDGAVASWAALLDAQLHVLHATVALREPFQARVAVHSSLALVHVPGWAGLGGVRYIPPGWEGASTDELNSLNRQLVETLRATDGAFSCGDGEDGMACVRFGMVTEDTDVDELLDLVISAGKEVEESSRALTNMTEVLKKGIEEAQADIERENAERLWQEGLLRRVPVVGRVVQWWAPAAPPPPPGRRLLLAHGALQTTADVYR; encoded by the exons ATGGGAGATGCATCAGTTTCTGACGCGGAGTCCAATAAGCCAAGCCCTGGAGGCGAGGGTCCGCCCGAACAG GACCGGCGTCCTTTCGGTGATTTGGAGTTCCAAGTTTCTGAGGTAGTAGGCCGTCTGGAGGCAGGAGTCAACGCGCAGGATGTCCAGGAAGAGGAGAAAAGACCGGAGCCGCGAAAGATCAGCGCTGGTTTCTTTGAACCGGAGGAAACGTCAATGGATGCTATTTTGAAGGTTTTGGAAGACTTGGTGTTGAAGACTGACCCTAGTTGTGAGAGTGTGGAGCCGCCGCTGTTGCCGACGGACGCCGTGACGCGGGCGGCTATACTGTCCCACAGTATATCAGCTTTGTTTGGAAGGTTGGAGAGGAGTCACGCCGCAAGACTTGGCGCTCACATTGCTAGTGAGACTACAAGATGGATGGCGCATATGTTTAG gCTAGCTGACTACAATGCATATTACCACCAGGAGCAATTGGAAGGTCTCGTTAGAGTCACACGAATGCTGCTGCACCACAGATATCCTAGATACTTGGAAGACGGAG cAATCGCGTTCACAAACCGTCTACCATGCATATACAGCTGTGTGGCCAGCCCTCTAGGAGTAGTGCAACATCTCTGCAGGCAGCTGGGTCTACCTCTAGCATGCGTGAGACCAGTGCCTGTACATCCTTCAG GACGAGGCATGGACATAGAAGCACTAGAAAAGCTTTACGATGAAGACATAGCAGCTAACAGGACACCCCTCCTAGTGTTGGGGGAAGTGGGTGCTCCCCCCCTCGGCTGGGGAACTCCCCTAGCGTTGTTAGGACAGATGTGTTCGCAAAGGAACTTGCATTTACATGTTAGGGGACATGCGCTTGCGTTGCCAGGTGCTACGGGGAGGGATGAG TCATTCAGCATACCAGATTCAGTCACACTCACACCGGGGCCGTGGTTTGGCGTACCTGGACTTCCTACTGTT ACATTCTACAGAATACCTGAACCGATCACAGTCAACGACCAATCCAAAGCAGTGAGCGCT GTGGGTAGCAGAGAAGGCGCTTTAGCAGCTCTAGCAGGTCTAACAGGCGGTGGTGCCAGGCTACCAGCATTACCGCTATGGACGTGTGTCCGTGCGGCCGGCGCCCGCGCGCTGCAGGCTCGACTGACGGCCGCATTCAGGTCCGCTAGGGCGCTGCATGCTGTGGTCGCTAGCGCTGGACTGAGGCTGCTG AGTGAACGACCAGGCGGCGATGAACCACCAAACGTAGGAATAGTG GAAGCAGTAAGCCACGCATCGGCATGCGTAGCGTTTCAGTTCGCGCCCCCCGGCACTGAGAAACCTCCGCCGTATTACGACAAACTCAACTCCTGGCTCGGACAAGTATTGCAGAGAGAGGCTGAAATG ATAAGCATAGAAGTATGCGAGACTGAAGCTCAAGGCGTAGTCCTGCGCTACTGCCCGCTGgagggcgcgggcggcgcgggcggcgacgGCGCCGTGGCGTCGTGGGCCGCTCTGTTGGACGCTCAGCTACATGTCTTACACGCTACCGTGGCGCTGAGGGAACCCTTCCAAGCTAGGGTCGCGGTACATTCTAGCCTGGCTCTCGTACATGTGCCGGGGTGGGCAG GTCTAGGCGGAGTTCGATACATCCCCCCCGGCTGGGAGGGGGCGTCAACAGATGAGCTGAACTCCCTGAACAGACAGCTGGTGGAGACGCTCAGAGCTACTGACGGCGCCTTCTCTTGCGGAGATGGGGAAGACGGGATGGCTTGCGTCAG GTTCGGTATGGTGACGGAAGATACAGATGTGGATGAACTGCTAGACCTGGTTATATCGGCCGGCAAGGAGGTCGAGGAAAGCAGCCGAGCGCTCACCAACATGACTGAAGTCTTGAAGAAAG GCATTGAAGAAGCCCAAGCGGACATCGAGCGCGAGAACGCGGAGCGGCTGTGGCAGGAGGGACTGCTGCGTCGCGTGCCCGTGGTGGGGCGAGTCGTGCAGTGGTGGGCCCCCGCCGCCCCCCCGCCGCCCCCCGGCCGCCGCCTGCTGCTCGCGCACGGCGCGCTGCAGACCACGGCCGACGTGTACAGGTAG
- the LOC124633058 gene encoding lactosylceramide 4-alpha-galactosyltransferase-like — protein sequence RPPAAACCSRTARCRPRPTCTGSSVCCTPPAPPRRPPAAACCSRTARCRPRPTCTGSSVCCTPPAPPRRPPAAACCSRTARCRPRPTCTGTSKTKTTQRPRERTRQQDKRPTHNNGHKDPSFVPGAKSIFFHDTSCRGGLTIRQACSVEAAARAHPEHIIYVLFSCPVTNYAQKTTCLATLLEFPNVKFLRVDITEFSKGTAVQSIVLNDIKLSLYPKHHAADILRILTLNKWGGIYLDTDMIVTRSLEHFPKNFVAKENLNDVASGILSFAKDGIGTNITNKILKTMGQDYNPTAWSIVGPAAIDKVLKMYCPQLIHSPYYSNCHGITVFTFELFYPYYYTETADIFSAPTEDFHLEGPYAYHMWDFLSHNISIHKDTVYEIVAGAFCPTIHDTYRDEFCVVV from the exons CGCCCCCCGGCCGCCGCCTGCTGCTCGCGCACGGCGCGCTGCAGACCACGGCCGACGTGTACAGGTAGCTCTGTGTGCTGTACCCCCCCCGCGCCCCCCCGCCGCCCCCCGGCCGCCGCCTGCTGCTCGCGCACGGCGCGCTGCAGACCACGGCCGACGTGTACAGGTAGCTCTGTGTGCTGTACCCCCCCCGCGCCCCCCCGCCGCCCCCCGGCCGCCGCCTGCTGCTCGCGCACGGCGCGCTGCAGACCACGGCCGACGTGTACAG GAACgtccaaaacaaaaacaacacagAGACCGCGCGAGCGCACTCGCCAACAAGACAAACGCCCGACGCACAATAACGGTCACA AAGACCCGAGCTTTGTTCCGGGTGCAAAGTCAATATTCTTCCACGACACATCTTGCCGAGGTGGCCTGACTATACGTCAAGCGTGTTCGGTAGAAGCAGCGGCCAGAGCACACCCTGAGCACATTATCTACGTGCTGTTCAGCTGTCCAGTCACCAACTACGCGCAGAAGACGACCTGCCTCGCGACGCTCCTCGAATTCCCCAATGTGAAGTTCCTGAGAGTCGACATTACTGAATTTTCCAAAGGAACAGCCGTGCAGTCTATAGTACTCAACGATATAAAACTTAGTCTATACCCAAAACATCATGCAGCCGACATACTGAGAATATTGACCCTCAACAAATGGGGTGGCATATATCTGGACACAGACATGATTGTGACGAGATCTTTAGAGCATTTTCCAAAAAATTTTGTGGCTAAAGAAAATCTAAATGACGTCGCTTCGGGCATCCTGTCTTTTGCGAAAGACGGAATTGGTACCAACATAACTAATAAAATTCTCAA AACCATGGGCCAAGACTATAACCCAACGGCTTGGTCAATTGTTGGTCCAGCGGCCATAGACAAGGTGCTGAAAATGTACTGTCCTCAGCTGATCCACTCGCCCTACTACAGTAACTGTCATG gCATTACAGTATTCACCTTCGAGTTGTTCTATCCATATTACTACACGGAGACCGCAGATATATTTAGTGCTCCAACAGAAGATTTCCACTTGGAAGGACCTTACGCTTACCATATGTGGGACTTCTTGTCGCATAACATATCTATTCACAAGGACACGGTGTACGAAATTGTTGCTGGCGCCTTCTGCCCTACGATCCATGACACGTACAGAGATGAATTTTGTGTAGTAGTTTGA
- the LOC124633231 gene encoding lactosylceramide 4-alpha-galactosyltransferase-like, translated as MARTFMSRLWLYLTAAAVFILILIIIKGIIYSIIEDSLPSAVDPSFVPGAKSIFFHDTSCRGGLTIRQACSVEAAARAHPEHIIYVLFSCPVTNYAQKTTCLAKLLEFPNVKFLRVDITEFSKGTAVQSIVLNDIKLGLYPKQHAADILRMLTLNKWGGIYLDTDMIVTRSLEHFPKNFVAKENLNDVASGILSFAKDGIGANITNKILKIMGQDYNPTGWSTFGPAAIDKVLKMSCPQLIHSANYQTAPMSNCHGITVFTSELFYPYYYTEIEDIFSAPTEDFHLEGPYAYHMWDFASHNIAIHKDTVYEIVAGAFCPTIHDTYRDEFCVVV; from the exons atggcCAGAACTTTTATGTCCAGGCTTTGGCTTTATTTGACTGCTGCAGCCGTATTCATACTAATACTAATAATCATTAAAGGTATCATCTATTCTATCATTGAAGACTCGTTGCCGTCCGCAGTAGACCCGAGCTTTGTTCCGGGTGCAAAGTCAATATTCTTCCACGACACATCTTGCCGAGGCGGCCTGACTATACGTCAAGCGTGTTCGGTAGAAGCAGCGGCCAGAGCACACCCTGAGCACATTATCTACGTGCTGTTCAGCTGTCCAGTCACCAACTACGCGCAGAAGACGACCTGCCTCGCGAAGCTCCTCGAATTCCCCAATGTGAAGTTTCTGAGAGTCGACATTACTGAATTTTCCAAAGGAACAGCCGTGCAGTCTATAGTACTCAACGATATAAAACTTGGTCTATACCCAAAACAGCATGCAGCCGACATACTGAGAATGTTGACTCTCAACAAATGGGGTGGCATATATCTGGACACAGACATGATTGTGACGAGATCTTTAGAGCATTTTCCGAAGAATTTTGTCGCTAAAGAAAATCTAAATGACGTCGCTTCGGGCATCCTGTCTTTTGCGAAAGACGGAATTGGTGCCAACATAACTAATAAAATTCTCAA AATCATGGGCCAAGACTATAACCCAACGGGTTGGTCAACTTTTGGTCCAGCAGCCATAGACAAGGTGCTGAAAATGTCCTGCCCTCAGCTGATTCACTCGGCCAACTACCAGACAGCCCCCATGAGTAACTGTCATG gCATTACAGTATTCACCTCCGAGTTGTTCTATCCATATTACTACACGGAGATCGAAGATATATTTAGTGCTCCAACAGAAGATTTCCACTTGGAAGGACCTTACGCTTACCATATGTGGGACTTCGCGTCGCATAACATTGCTATTCACAAGGACACGGTGTACGAAATTGTTGCTGGCGCCTTCTGCCCTACGATCCATGACACGTACAGAGATGAATTTTGTGTAGTAGTTTGA